The proteins below come from a single Salvelinus alpinus chromosome 18, SLU_Salpinus.1, whole genome shotgun sequence genomic window:
- the spp1 gene encoding osteopontin, whose protein sequence is MKAAIVFVLLFATALCRPVKRSSSSSSESSEEVVKPAPVLRKALVELTQVASVQNVGAGTASDESSDEDETEGADPTSDPTVDSTSSTDSADSDESKDSTGSTDSDDTEESESGEADTTAAPPTSESTVEPTLAPTEAPIYDDGRGDSMGYPGDYKKSIYVDTNNIEKGPSPYKYYGKMDEGMYAGKKVSVYDTGLGNEIEKTLTVFKALQVHDLMEEDTSTPEVESQGLDVSSGTAEDPSLRQVHVDEASQDTGPSESPESQGAESLEEEEAKSASASASDATSESTSSASSDGTSESTSASDETDSSNSSEEATATPGAADSDESQESDSNSAEEAATEATIDTDAPVVIVA, encoded by the exons ATGAAGGCTGCAATTGTTTTCGTCCTGCTCTTTGCAACGGCCCTCTGTCGCCCGGTGAAACGCTCATCCAGCAGCAGTTCAGAGAGCTCAGAGGAAGTG GTAAAACCAGCTCCGGTGCTTCGGAAAGCCCTAGTAGAACTCACCCAGGTTGCATCTGTACAG AATGTAGGTGCTGGTACAGCATCAGACGAGAGCTCCGACGAAGATGAAACAGAA GGAGCTGATCCTACATCAGACCCAACAGTGGACAGCACATCATCGACAGACAGTGCAGACAGTGACGAAAGCAAGGACAGCACAGGCAGCACAGACAGTGAT GACACAGAGGAGTCAGAGTCCGGAGAGGCAGACACCACCGCTGCCCCTCCCACCTCTGAGTCCACTGTTGAGCCCACCCTGGCTCCCACCGAGGCCCCCATCTACGACGACGGACGCGGAGACAGCATGGGCTACCCCGGTGACTACAAGAAGTCCATCTATGTAGACACCAACAACATCGAGAAGGGACCCTCCCCATACAAATACTATGGAAAGATGGACGAGGGCATGTATGCTGGCAAGAAGGTGTCCGTCTACGACACCGGGCTCGGAAACGAGATTGAGAAGACGCTGACCGTGTTCAAG GCCCTGCAGGTGCATGATTTGATGGAAGAGGACACCAGCACCCCCGAGGTGGAGAGCCAGGGTTTAGATGTCTCCAGCGGGACAGCCGAGGACCCCAGCCTGCGCCAAGTGCACGTCGATGAAGCCAGCCAGGACACCGGTCCCTCTGAGAGCCCCGAGAGCCAGGGAGCTGAGAGcctggaggaggaagaggcaaAGAGTGCCAGCGCTAGCGCCAGTGATGCGACAAGTGAGAGCACCAGTAGCGCTAGCAGCGACGGCACCAGCGAGAGCACCAGCGCCAGTGATGAGACtgacagcagcaacagcagtgaGGAGGCTACAGCCACGCCCGGGGCAGCAGACAGCGACGAGAGCCAGGAGAGTGACAGCAACTCAGCTGAGGAGGCGGCCACAGAGGCTACCATAGATACCGACGCTCCCGTTGTCATAGTTGCCTAG